The following are encoded in a window of Struthio camelus isolate bStrCam1 chromosome Z, bStrCam1.hap1, whole genome shotgun sequence genomic DNA:
- the MELK gene encoding maternal embryonic leucine zipper kinase isoform X4, whose amino-acid sequence MATDNYEEILKYYKLYETIGTGGFAKVKLAQHLLTGEKVAIKIMDKLALGDDLPRVKIEIDAMKSLSHQHICQLYHVIETSKKIFMVLEENLLIDDEHNLKLTDFGLCAKPKGGLDYHLNTCCGSPAYAAPELIQGKAYIGSEADIWSMGVLLYALLCGFLPFDDDNVMAVYRKIMRGKYYVPKWLSPSSTLLLHQMLQVDPKKRITVKHLLSHPWLMQGYSDAVQWQSKYPLGHLDEDCVTELSVFHKQSKESMSALISEWKYDQMSATYLLLQSKKARGKCVRLRLPSLTGHASTTQLADLEHSEHDAEMDDTEFTLSTPVTMKVASKKHENKENVDTESAVKIEMPFALPAPKTPFAKSVNEKQAQPIPCQALVLKESQFTTVTPVKKPTNSANTDESTAAEILSERRCHSVELDLNLAHVGSSQKKRKAKMFGSLERGLDKVIAMLTPSKKKRPSTGGPRKLKAHCNVTTTQLLNPDQVLNEIITVLSMKNVEYIQKGYTLKCQTRSDFGKVTMEFDLEVCHLSKSEAVGIRRQRLKGDAWVYKRLVEDILSSCKV is encoded by the exons TTGGAACAG GTGGATTTGCAAAGGTGAAACTTGCACAACATCTTCTTACTGGTGAAAAAGTTGCAATAAAAATCATGGACAAACTGGCTCTAGGG GATGACTTGCCTCGTGTTAAAATAGAAATTGATGCGATGAAGAGCTTAAGTCACCAACATATTTGCCAGCTGTATCATGTGATAGAGACATCCAAGAAAATATTCATGGTCTTAGAG GAAAACTTGCTGATTGACGATGAACATAATTTGAAGCTGACAGACTTCGGACTTTGTGCAAAGCCAAAG GGTGGCCTTGATTACCATCTTAACACATGCTGTGGAAGCCCAGCTTATGCAGCACCAGAGCTAATTCAAGGCAAAGCATATATTGGCTCAGAG GCAGATATTTGGAGTATGGGAGTACTGCTGTACGCTCTTCTGTGTGGCTTTCTCCCCTTTGATGATGACAATGTCATGGCTGTCTATAGGAAAATAATG AGAGGAAAATACTATGTTCCAAAGTGGCTGTCTCCTAGCAGTACACTACTGCTTCACCAAATGCTGCAG GTGGACCCAAAGAAGCGAATTACAGTTAAACATTTACTAAGTCATCCTTGGCTCATGCAGGGTTATTCTGATGCTGTTCAGTGGCAAAGCAAATACCCA CTGGGACACCTTGATGAAGACTGCGTTACGGAGCTGTCTGTGTTTCATAAACAGAGCAAGGAGAGTATGTCGGCGTTAATATCAGAG tgGAAATATGACCAAATGTCAGCAACATATCTCTTGCTTCAGTCCAAGAAGGCTCGTGGCAAGTGTGTTCGCCTAAGGCTTCCATCTCTAACAGGGCATGCCAGTACAACCCAATTGGCAGACCTGGAG CATTCAGAGCATGATGCTGAAATGGATGATACGGAATTCACACTGTCAACTCCTGTGACAATGAAAGTGGCATCGAAGAAGCATGAAAACAAAGAGAATGTTGATACAGAATCTGCTGTAAAAATTGAAATGCCCTTTGCGCTTCCTGCTCCAAAGACTCCTTTTGCAAAGAGTGTGAATGAAAAGCAAGCACAGCCCATACCCTGTCAGGCACTCGTCCTCAAAG AGAGCCAGTTCACGACAGTTACCCCAGTTAAGAAACCCACAAACTCGGCAAATACAGATGAATCAACAGCAGCTGAAATCCTTTCTGAAAGAAG GTGTCACTCAGTAGAATTAGATCTCAACCTAGCTCATGTGGGTAGcagccaaaagaagagaaaagccaaAATGTTTGGAAGTCTTGAAAGAGGACTAGATAAAGTGATCGCAATGCTCACGCCAAGCAAGAAGAAACGACCCAGCACAGGTGGTCCAAGGAAACTGAAG GCACACTGTAATGTTACCACAACTCAGCTACTGAATCCGGACCAGGTGTTGAATGAAATAATTACTGTCCTTTCAATGAAAAATGTAGAATATATTCAGAAAGG CTATACGCTGAAATGTCAAACACGGTCAGATTTTGGCAAAGTTACTATGGAGTTTGACTTAGAAGTGTGCCATCTCAGTAAATCTGAAGCAGTGGGTATCAGGAGACAACGGCTTAAAGGTGATGCTTGGGTCTACAAGCGACTAGTGGAAGACATTTTATCTAGCTGCAAAGTGTGA
- the MELK gene encoding maternal embryonic leucine zipper kinase isoform X2 — translation MATDNYEEILKYYKLYETIGTGGFAKVKLAQHLLTGEKVAIKIMDKLALGDDLPRVKIEIDAMKSLSHQHICQLYHVIETSKKIFMVLEYCPGGELFDYIISKDRLSEEEARVFFRQIVSAIAYVHSQGYAHRDLKPENLLIDDEHNLKLTDFGLCAKPKGGLDYHLNTCCGSPAYAAPELIQGKAYIGSEADIWSMGVLLYALLCGFLPFDDDNVMAVYRKIMRGKYYVPKWLSPSSTLLLHQMLQVDPKKRITVKHLLSHPWLMQGYSDAVQWQSKYPLGHLDEDCVTELSVFHKQSKESMSALISEWKYDQMSATYLLLQSKKARGKCVRLRLPSLTGHASTTQLADLEHSEHDAEMDDTEFTLSTPVTMKVASKKHENKENVDTESAVKIEMPFALPAPKTPFAKSVNEKQAQPIPCQALVLKESQFTTVTPVKKPTNSANTDESTAAEILSERRCHSVELDLNLAHVGSSQKKRKAKMFGSLERGLDKVIAMLTPSKKKRPSTGGPRKLKAHCNVTTTQLLNPDQVLNEIITVLSMKNVEYIQKGYTLKCQTRSDFGKVTMEFDLEVCHLSKSEAVGIRRQRLKGDAWVYKRLVEDILSSCKV, via the exons TTGGAACAG GTGGATTTGCAAAGGTGAAACTTGCACAACATCTTCTTACTGGTGAAAAAGTTGCAATAAAAATCATGGACAAACTGGCTCTAGGG GATGACTTGCCTCGTGTTAAAATAGAAATTGATGCGATGAAGAGCTTAAGTCACCAACATATTTGCCAGCTGTATCATGTGATAGAGACATCCAAGAAAATATTCATGGTCTTAGAG TATtgtcctggaggagagctgtttgATTATATCATTTCGAAGGACCGCCTTTCAGAAGAAGAAGCTCGTGTATTTTTTCGGCAGATTGTCTCAGCAATTGCTTATGTTCACAGTCAGGGGTATGCCCACAGGGATCTTAAACCA GAAAACTTGCTGATTGACGATGAACATAATTTGAAGCTGACAGACTTCGGACTTTGTGCAAAGCCAAAG GGTGGCCTTGATTACCATCTTAACACATGCTGTGGAAGCCCAGCTTATGCAGCACCAGAGCTAATTCAAGGCAAAGCATATATTGGCTCAGAG GCAGATATTTGGAGTATGGGAGTACTGCTGTACGCTCTTCTGTGTGGCTTTCTCCCCTTTGATGATGACAATGTCATGGCTGTCTATAGGAAAATAATG AGAGGAAAATACTATGTTCCAAAGTGGCTGTCTCCTAGCAGTACACTACTGCTTCACCAAATGCTGCAG GTGGACCCAAAGAAGCGAATTACAGTTAAACATTTACTAAGTCATCCTTGGCTCATGCAGGGTTATTCTGATGCTGTTCAGTGGCAAAGCAAATACCCA CTGGGACACCTTGATGAAGACTGCGTTACGGAGCTGTCTGTGTTTCATAAACAGAGCAAGGAGAGTATGTCGGCGTTAATATCAGAG tgGAAATATGACCAAATGTCAGCAACATATCTCTTGCTTCAGTCCAAGAAGGCTCGTGGCAAGTGTGTTCGCCTAAGGCTTCCATCTCTAACAGGGCATGCCAGTACAACCCAATTGGCAGACCTGGAG CATTCAGAGCATGATGCTGAAATGGATGATACGGAATTCACACTGTCAACTCCTGTGACAATGAAAGTGGCATCGAAGAAGCATGAAAACAAAGAGAATGTTGATACAGAATCTGCTGTAAAAATTGAAATGCCCTTTGCGCTTCCTGCTCCAAAGACTCCTTTTGCAAAGAGTGTGAATGAAAAGCAAGCACAGCCCATACCCTGTCAGGCACTCGTCCTCAAAG AGAGCCAGTTCACGACAGTTACCCCAGTTAAGAAACCCACAAACTCGGCAAATACAGATGAATCAACAGCAGCTGAAATCCTTTCTGAAAGAAG GTGTCACTCAGTAGAATTAGATCTCAACCTAGCTCATGTGGGTAGcagccaaaagaagagaaaagccaaAATGTTTGGAAGTCTTGAAAGAGGACTAGATAAAGTGATCGCAATGCTCACGCCAAGCAAGAAGAAACGACCCAGCACAGGTGGTCCAAGGAAACTGAAG GCACACTGTAATGTTACCACAACTCAGCTACTGAATCCGGACCAGGTGTTGAATGAAATAATTACTGTCCTTTCAATGAAAAATGTAGAATATATTCAGAAAGG CTATACGCTGAAATGTCAAACACGGTCAGATTTTGGCAAAGTTACTATGGAGTTTGACTTAGAAGTGTGCCATCTCAGTAAATCTGAAGCAGTGGGTATCAGGAGACAACGGCTTAAAGGTGATGCTTGGGTCTACAAGCGACTAGTGGAAGACATTTTATCTAGCTGCAAAGTGTGA
- the MELK gene encoding maternal embryonic leucine zipper kinase isoform X1, whose protein sequence is MATDNYEEILKYYKLYETIGTGGFAKVKLAQHLLTGEKVAIKIMDKLALGDDLPRVKIEIDAMKSLSHQHICQLYHVIETSKKIFMVLEYCPGGELFDYIISKDRLSEEEARVFFRQIVSAIAYVHSQGYAHRDLKPENLLIDDEHNLKLTDFGLCAKPKGGLDYHLNTCCGSPAYAAPELIQGKAYIGSEADIWSMGVLLYALLCGFLPFDDDNVMAVYRKIMRGKYYVPKWLSPSSTLLLHQMLQVDPKKRITVKHLLSHPWLMQGYSDAVQWQSKYPLGHLDEDCVTELSVFHKQSKESMSALISEWKYDQMSATYLLLQSKKARGKCVRLRLPSLTGHASTTQLADLEKRRTEPCRRIQLLLIPCPDCEPCGLSVKHSEHDAEMDDTEFTLSTPVTMKVASKKHENKENVDTESAVKIEMPFALPAPKTPFAKSVNEKQAQPIPCQALVLKESQFTTVTPVKKPTNSANTDESTAAEILSERRCHSVELDLNLAHVGSSQKKRKAKMFGSLERGLDKVIAMLTPSKKKRPSTGGPRKLKAHCNVTTTQLLNPDQVLNEIITVLSMKNVEYIQKGYTLKCQTRSDFGKVTMEFDLEVCHLSKSEAVGIRRQRLKGDAWVYKRLVEDILSSCKV, encoded by the exons TTGGAACAG GTGGATTTGCAAAGGTGAAACTTGCACAACATCTTCTTACTGGTGAAAAAGTTGCAATAAAAATCATGGACAAACTGGCTCTAGGG GATGACTTGCCTCGTGTTAAAATAGAAATTGATGCGATGAAGAGCTTAAGTCACCAACATATTTGCCAGCTGTATCATGTGATAGAGACATCCAAGAAAATATTCATGGTCTTAGAG TATtgtcctggaggagagctgtttgATTATATCATTTCGAAGGACCGCCTTTCAGAAGAAGAAGCTCGTGTATTTTTTCGGCAGATTGTCTCAGCAATTGCTTATGTTCACAGTCAGGGGTATGCCCACAGGGATCTTAAACCA GAAAACTTGCTGATTGACGATGAACATAATTTGAAGCTGACAGACTTCGGACTTTGTGCAAAGCCAAAG GGTGGCCTTGATTACCATCTTAACACATGCTGTGGAAGCCCAGCTTATGCAGCACCAGAGCTAATTCAAGGCAAAGCATATATTGGCTCAGAG GCAGATATTTGGAGTATGGGAGTACTGCTGTACGCTCTTCTGTGTGGCTTTCTCCCCTTTGATGATGACAATGTCATGGCTGTCTATAGGAAAATAATG AGAGGAAAATACTATGTTCCAAAGTGGCTGTCTCCTAGCAGTACACTACTGCTTCACCAAATGCTGCAG GTGGACCCAAAGAAGCGAATTACAGTTAAACATTTACTAAGTCATCCTTGGCTCATGCAGGGTTATTCTGATGCTGTTCAGTGGCAAAGCAAATACCCA CTGGGACACCTTGATGAAGACTGCGTTACGGAGCTGTCTGTGTTTCATAAACAGAGCAAGGAGAGTATGTCGGCGTTAATATCAGAG tgGAAATATGACCAAATGTCAGCAACATATCTCTTGCTTCAGTCCAAGAAGGCTCGTGGCAAGTGTGTTCGCCTAAGGCTTCCATCTCTAACAGGGCATGCCAGTACAACCCAATTGGCAGACCTGGAG AAAAGAAGGACAGAGCCGTGCAGAAGAATACAGCTACTCCTGATTCCTTGCCCTGATTGTGAACCGTGTGGTTTATCTGTGAAG CATTCAGAGCATGATGCTGAAATGGATGATACGGAATTCACACTGTCAACTCCTGTGACAATGAAAGTGGCATCGAAGAAGCATGAAAACAAAGAGAATGTTGATACAGAATCTGCTGTAAAAATTGAAATGCCCTTTGCGCTTCCTGCTCCAAAGACTCCTTTTGCAAAGAGTGTGAATGAAAAGCAAGCACAGCCCATACCCTGTCAGGCACTCGTCCTCAAAG AGAGCCAGTTCACGACAGTTACCCCAGTTAAGAAACCCACAAACTCGGCAAATACAGATGAATCAACAGCAGCTGAAATCCTTTCTGAAAGAAG GTGTCACTCAGTAGAATTAGATCTCAACCTAGCTCATGTGGGTAGcagccaaaagaagagaaaagccaaAATGTTTGGAAGTCTTGAAAGAGGACTAGATAAAGTGATCGCAATGCTCACGCCAAGCAAGAAGAAACGACCCAGCACAGGTGGTCCAAGGAAACTGAAG GCACACTGTAATGTTACCACAACTCAGCTACTGAATCCGGACCAGGTGTTGAATGAAATAATTACTGTCCTTTCAATGAAAAATGTAGAATATATTCAGAAAGG CTATACGCTGAAATGTCAAACACGGTCAGATTTTGGCAAAGTTACTATGGAGTTTGACTTAGAAGTGTGCCATCTCAGTAAATCTGAAGCAGTGGGTATCAGGAGACAACGGCTTAAAGGTGATGCTTGGGTCTACAAGCGACTAGTGGAAGACATTTTATCTAGCTGCAAAGTGTGA
- the MELK gene encoding maternal embryonic leucine zipper kinase isoform X3, producing MATDNYEEILKYYKLYETIGTGGFAKVKLAQHLLTGEKVAIKIMDKLALGDDLPRVKIEIDAMKSLSHQHICQLYHVIETSKKIFMVLEENLLIDDEHNLKLTDFGLCAKPKGGLDYHLNTCCGSPAYAAPELIQGKAYIGSEADIWSMGVLLYALLCGFLPFDDDNVMAVYRKIMRGKYYVPKWLSPSSTLLLHQMLQVDPKKRITVKHLLSHPWLMQGYSDAVQWQSKYPLGHLDEDCVTELSVFHKQSKESMSALISEWKYDQMSATYLLLQSKKARGKCVRLRLPSLTGHASTTQLADLEKRRTEPCRRIQLLLIPCPDCEPCGLSVKHSEHDAEMDDTEFTLSTPVTMKVASKKHENKENVDTESAVKIEMPFALPAPKTPFAKSVNEKQAQPIPCQALVLKESQFTTVTPVKKPTNSANTDESTAAEILSERRCHSVELDLNLAHVGSSQKKRKAKMFGSLERGLDKVIAMLTPSKKKRPSTGGPRKLKAHCNVTTTQLLNPDQVLNEIITVLSMKNVEYIQKGYTLKCQTRSDFGKVTMEFDLEVCHLSKSEAVGIRRQRLKGDAWVYKRLVEDILSSCKV from the exons TTGGAACAG GTGGATTTGCAAAGGTGAAACTTGCACAACATCTTCTTACTGGTGAAAAAGTTGCAATAAAAATCATGGACAAACTGGCTCTAGGG GATGACTTGCCTCGTGTTAAAATAGAAATTGATGCGATGAAGAGCTTAAGTCACCAACATATTTGCCAGCTGTATCATGTGATAGAGACATCCAAGAAAATATTCATGGTCTTAGAG GAAAACTTGCTGATTGACGATGAACATAATTTGAAGCTGACAGACTTCGGACTTTGTGCAAAGCCAAAG GGTGGCCTTGATTACCATCTTAACACATGCTGTGGAAGCCCAGCTTATGCAGCACCAGAGCTAATTCAAGGCAAAGCATATATTGGCTCAGAG GCAGATATTTGGAGTATGGGAGTACTGCTGTACGCTCTTCTGTGTGGCTTTCTCCCCTTTGATGATGACAATGTCATGGCTGTCTATAGGAAAATAATG AGAGGAAAATACTATGTTCCAAAGTGGCTGTCTCCTAGCAGTACACTACTGCTTCACCAAATGCTGCAG GTGGACCCAAAGAAGCGAATTACAGTTAAACATTTACTAAGTCATCCTTGGCTCATGCAGGGTTATTCTGATGCTGTTCAGTGGCAAAGCAAATACCCA CTGGGACACCTTGATGAAGACTGCGTTACGGAGCTGTCTGTGTTTCATAAACAGAGCAAGGAGAGTATGTCGGCGTTAATATCAGAG tgGAAATATGACCAAATGTCAGCAACATATCTCTTGCTTCAGTCCAAGAAGGCTCGTGGCAAGTGTGTTCGCCTAAGGCTTCCATCTCTAACAGGGCATGCCAGTACAACCCAATTGGCAGACCTGGAG AAAAGAAGGACAGAGCCGTGCAGAAGAATACAGCTACTCCTGATTCCTTGCCCTGATTGTGAACCGTGTGGTTTATCTGTGAAG CATTCAGAGCATGATGCTGAAATGGATGATACGGAATTCACACTGTCAACTCCTGTGACAATGAAAGTGGCATCGAAGAAGCATGAAAACAAAGAGAATGTTGATACAGAATCTGCTGTAAAAATTGAAATGCCCTTTGCGCTTCCTGCTCCAAAGACTCCTTTTGCAAAGAGTGTGAATGAAAAGCAAGCACAGCCCATACCCTGTCAGGCACTCGTCCTCAAAG AGAGCCAGTTCACGACAGTTACCCCAGTTAAGAAACCCACAAACTCGGCAAATACAGATGAATCAACAGCAGCTGAAATCCTTTCTGAAAGAAG GTGTCACTCAGTAGAATTAGATCTCAACCTAGCTCATGTGGGTAGcagccaaaagaagagaaaagccaaAATGTTTGGAAGTCTTGAAAGAGGACTAGATAAAGTGATCGCAATGCTCACGCCAAGCAAGAAGAAACGACCCAGCACAGGTGGTCCAAGGAAACTGAAG GCACACTGTAATGTTACCACAACTCAGCTACTGAATCCGGACCAGGTGTTGAATGAAATAATTACTGTCCTTTCAATGAAAAATGTAGAATATATTCAGAAAGG CTATACGCTGAAATGTCAAACACGGTCAGATTTTGGCAAAGTTACTATGGAGTTTGACTTAGAAGTGTGCCATCTCAGTAAATCTGAAGCAGTGGGTATCAGGAGACAACGGCTTAAAGGTGATGCTTGGGTCTACAAGCGACTAGTGGAAGACATTTTATCTAGCTGCAAAGTGTGA